From a single Brassica napus cultivar Da-Ae chromosome C9, Da-Ae, whole genome shotgun sequence genomic region:
- the BNAC09G29070D gene encoding uncharacterized protein At4g00950, which produces MGFTKDQDRFRSTPKLPLFSYPMNMPYETPGLATPPVNIGGSVPFLWEEAPGKPKARSSVRKPPRSKHTGEKRGVVRSLDLPPRLLLPGESCKSFAANEPSPTTVLDGPYDLRRRSLSLPRSAYVVRKLRGVPAPAPAKEKRLFGSSRWGSFGKCKDVSEGIFDFPRFRDGGCDCRRDWTGGGSDFSGDGGTKVKLFRLKRKGNLFNLSHATKSEFWERVYEGFKQAIPWRRKQENL; this is translated from the exons ATGGGTTTCACTAAAGATCAAGATCGGTTCCGTTCCACGCCTAAGCTTCCTCTGTTTTCATATCCAATGAACATGCCATATGAAACTCCGGGACTAGCTACACCGCCCGTTAACATCGGCGGATCTGTTCCTTTTCTTTGGGAAGAAGCTCCGGGAAAGCCAAAGGCTCGTTCTTCCGTTAGAAAACCGCCGAGGTCGAAACATACCGGAGAAAAAAGAGGAGTCGTGAGAAGCTTGGACCTTCCTCCGAGACTGCTTTTGCCCGGGGAGTCTTGTAAATCGTTTGCGGCAAACGAGCCTTCTCCGACAACTGTTCTCGACGGTCCGTACGATTTGCGTCGACGTTCGCTGTCGCTTCCGAGATCGGCGTATGTAGTCAGGAAGCTGAGAGGTGTTCCGGCACCGGCGCCGGCGAAGGAGAAGAGATTGTTTGGGTCGAGTAGATGGGGAAGTTTCGGGAAATGTAAAGATGTCTCTGAGGGTATATTTGACTTTCCACGTTTTAGAGACGGCGGCTGTGATTGCCGGAGGGATTGGACCGGAGGAGGAAGTGACTTCTCCGGCGACGGCGGCACAAAAGTGAAACTTTTTAGACTAAAAAGGAAAGGAAACCTTTTTAACCTCTCTCATGCAACAAAGTCAGAGTTCTGG GAAAGGGTTTACGAAGGGTTTAAGCAAGCGATTCCATGGAGGCGTAAGCAAGAGAATCTGTAA
- the LOC106372922 gene encoding protein RKD4, producing the protein MDPKFLQPLDSMKIENQYETDSLFDMLEKLPPLESLLDTEYLRPDPGLHFEYQYNSFEDFFENIEVNNNTISSDILMLTQEPYFSSDSSSPLVVQNNHCPSTNERREKKASKKKNTRAKRQDKLELSEIRKYFDRPIMKAAKELNVGLTVLKKRCRELEIFRWPHRKLKSLNSLISNLKCVGMDQEVKNLEEHRVLIEQEPDAELTDGTKKLRQACFKAKYKRKKSLANDGYY; encoded by the exons ATGGATCCTAAATTTCTTCAACCACTCGATTCTATGAAAATCGAAAACCAGTATGAAACGGATTCGTTGTTCGACATGCTAGAAAA GTTGCCTCCGCTAGAGTCTCTGTTAGATACCGAGTATCTAAGACCAGATCCAGGGTTGCATTTTGAGTATCAATACAATAGCTTTGAAGATTTCTTCGAGAACATTGAAGTGAATAACAACACAATATCATCTGATATTCTCATGTTAACTCAAGAACCTTACTTCTCAAGTGACTCCTCTTCACCATTGGTTGTCCAAAACAACCACTGTCCAAGTACCAACGAGAGACGTGAAAAGAAAGcctcaaagaagaagaacactaGGGCAAAGAGACAGGACAAGTTGGAGTTGTCCGAGATCAGAAAGTACTTTGATAGACCAATAATGAAAGCGGCAAAAGAACTTAACGTTGGTCTTACGGTATTGAAGAAGCGTTGCAGAGAACTTGAAATCTTCCGGTGGCCTCACCGGAAGCTCAAGAGTCTTAACTCTCTCATTAGTAATCTCAAG TGTGTTGGAATGGATCAAGAAGTGAAGAATTTGGAGGAACATAGGGTTCTTATAGAGCAAGAACCTGATGCCGAGCTGACTGATGGGACAAAGAAGTTGAGGCAAGCTTGTTTCAAAGCCAAATACAAGAGAAAGAAATCACTTGCCAACGATGGTTACTATTGA
- the LOC125592666 gene encoding glutathione S-transferase T3-like, with product MEFNPFTEPSNFVDLLSSQQNVVFGNVPESQLPFFASQATHDSNIGEETQGSRKERRTWSPTDDIVLISSWLNTSKDAVVGNEQRSIAFWKRIDVYYNASPKLVGCEKREAAHCKNRWQKINDLVCKFCGAFEAATRERTSGQNKTDVLKLAHEIFFTNYKKKFTLEHAWKELRNDQKWTELSTAKAEGSSKKRKSMDVSHSASSKAIDVDSGDEATTRPPGVKASKARSKKPIGDAKDYEEFQSMWSMKKEDLTIKKELSKIKLLETLIGKEGPLADYEETLKKKLINELGYN from the coding sequence ATGGAATTTAATCCGTTTACTGAGCCTTCAAACTTTGTTGACCTGCTTAGCAGTCAACAGAATGTGGTCTTTGGTAATGTACCCGAGTCACAGCTTCCCTTCTTTGCTAGTCAAGCCACGCACGATTCGAACATTGGTGAAGAGACTCAAGGCAGCCGTAAGGAGAGGAGGACGTGGTCTCCAACTGACGACATTGTGCTCATCAGCTCGTGGTTAAACACGAGCAAAGATGCAGTAGTGGGGAATGAACAGAGGTCTATTGCATTCTGGAAGCGAATTGATGTGTACTACAACGCTAGTCCCAAGCTTGTTGGGTGTGAAAAGCGAGAGGCAGCTCACTGTAAGAATCGTTGGCAGAAGATAAATGACCTTGTTTGCAAGTTTTGTGGAGCTTTTGAAGCTGCGACCAGAGAGAGAACCAGTGGGCAAAATAAAACTGATGTTCTCAAACTGGCCCACGAAATCTTCTtcaccaattataaaaaaaaattcacgcTTGAGCATGCTTGGAAAGAGTTGCGTAATGACCAAAAGTGGACTGAGTTGTCTACGGCTAAAGCTGAGGGAAGCTCTAAAAAGAGGAAGAGTATGGACGTTTCTCACTCTGCAAGCTCTAAAGCAATTGATGTAGACTCTGGTGATGAAGCAACAACTCGTCCCCCTGGAGTTAAGGCATCAAAAGCTCGTTCTAAGAAGCCAATTGGTGATGCAAAGGACTACGAAGAGTTTCAGTCAATGTGGTCTATGAAGAAGGAGGATTTGACTATAAAGAAGGAGCTGTCTAAGATCAAGCTTCTGGAGACTCTCATTGGTAAAGAAGGACCACTCGCGGATTATGAAGAAACTTTGAAGAAGAAACTCATTAATGAGTTagggtataattaa